A region of the Cytobacillus sp. IB215665 genome:
TGTAGCTATGTTAAAGAAAGATGAAAATCGAGGCAGGTTAGCGTTTTTTGGTGGAATTGATAACTGTAGGTTTAAAAAGCAAGTGAAACCTGGTGACCAATTGCGCTTAGAGGTAGAAATGACTCGTGTACGAGGTTCCATTGGCAAGGGAAAAGCTGTTGCAACTGTAGATGGAGAAATTGCGTGTGAAACGGAAATTATGTTTGCTCTTGGTGATAAAACAGAGTAAATCTACACTTTAATTATGACATAATACGATTACCCTAGTGGTAATCTTTTTTTATGGCCTTTTTCGTATAGATTCCGTAGCATTTTTTCTTCTAAAAACAATAACTGATGAGCAAGACGATGTAGTTATGAATGCTAAATCAGCTTATATGTGATGATCGCTAATTTAACTAACAATGAATAAATACTTTCCTAAAAATAACAATTATTTAATGAAAAATTTCAATGAAATTTGGGAAACATATTCAAAGACACACCTTTGGATGTCTAAGAAAGGATAAATAAGGAGTGAGTTTCATGAACAAAAAATGGTCATTAACACTAATGAATTCATTATTATTTGCGTTACTATTTACAGGTTGTAATACGAATCCAGAAAATCCTCCACCACCTGAGACTGAAACACCGATGGAAGAAGAACTGCCAGAGGAAGATTTAAATAATAACACTTATGAGGAAGATATGATGGAAGAAGAGGAAGAAAATCAAGAGGGATAACAATACGTTATTATTTCTACTGCCCACTTTTTGTGGGCTCATTTTAATTAGACTGTTTCACATTGATTGTTGCTTCTCGTACTAAGAAATAAACACGTATAAACTAATCGTTCGTAGCATCTTTTCTCACTTAAAATGAGATCAATGCTTAAATTTCTTCCAAATTCTATCCACTTCGAAATAATTCTTCACGATGTAACAAATTTCCTCAATAATTGTCATTTTGAATAACTATATGGTATTATTAATAATTAGTCAGATTAATTTTGGAGGTACGGATAGTAAATGTTCAAAAATCTTCCACACGGTATAAAAATTAGTATTTCTCGCTCAATATCTGCAGCATTCGAACAGTATATGAACAAAATTGAGTGGAATGAAGAAAAATATGATACCAATGATTTTATTCAGCATTGGAGACACTATGCAGACAAAAATGCATCATGGTTTGATAAAATAGAAGATGAAATTAAAGAAAATCCTTTATTTCATGAACAGCTTGCGGATAAAATTAATGAAACAATTGAGAAGCTTTTATCAGAACAACCAACAAACGATCAAATACAACAAATCGAATCTCTAGTTAATGAACTGCAAATAGAAGATATTGATTATGCGTGTAAATCAGAAGCGAAATACCATATTGACCAATTAACAAAGGCTGTAAAAAAAAACAGCAACGACAAAAATTAACTGAAATCTTGTATTTTCAGGCATTCGAAGAAGAATTACCAGAACAGGCATATAGTCTTGATGAGCTCACGAAAATTGGGAAGCAAGCACAGGAGAAGCTTAATTCGGCAGAAGAACTAACTGAAGAGCTTGATGATGTGACACAAAATAAAGAATTTAAATTGTACCATTAAACAATATAAAGTATAGAGGGACAGGTTCCATAACCTATATGGGCCTGTCCTTAGTTAAGAGCAATTACACCCCACCAACCCACTTTAAAAACTCATTATGTGACCTGGCTTCATCTACTATTCCTCTGAAAAGCTATGCAACTTCCGTATTTCTGCGCATTATACATTTATACTCTATTAGAACAGACTTAAAGAAGGTAATTTCGTTTAGTAGTGATAAAAATAGTAATATATAGACAAAATTTCTATTTTTTCATAAATATGAGACGATTATACTATATAATAAATATTATCCTTTTTAAGGGGGTTTTTATGTGAGCATTTACTTTTACCTTACAAAGGTGTCGGTATCAGAAGTGCGGAGCGACACAGAGGAAAATGGTCTATTCTACAAAATTCTCATTAATGAAAATCCAGCGATGTATAACTATAAAGATACACAGTTGAAGCATTTAGATGATGTCATTACTAGCCAAATTATTTATCACTTTGATGACGTGCAAATACCTTTATCAGCTCTACCAAAACCACACTCGCATTCCACGGCGTTTTATTGTAAATCTAATTCCATTATTGAACTATACTTTTTATCTAATGATAAAAAACAATTAGTAGTTGCATCGATTTTCCTACAACATAATAAAATAAGCTTATTAACCTATAAGTGGAATAAACGAATGAAAGAGTATATCTTACAACCATTGCATGTAGAAGATAGTTTTATGGAAACCTCAATTCAAAGAGTATTAAAACGATTTAGTATTATGAGGGGAAATATTTGTGCATTTATGCTTTTTCCGAATGAAAGAAAGAATAATTAGTAGATCAACGATGTGATGGTCGAGTAAGCTGAAATATAGAAAAGGGTCAATCTTACATCGTTGATAGCTTGGTTAACATTCACCATAACTGGTGAATATATAGTGTAAGGTCACAGACCCTAAGAGTACCTCAAAATAATATAATTAGGGCTTCAAATAAAGCTAAAGCGTGTATGCCACCATGCATGAGAGGCTTTGTTGCATGGGGAGTATGTAACAAAGTGATAGATAGCATACATGCACATTTCATCACTTATCGACTATTGTTATTAAGCTGTTGTTTAAATTCTTGTAATAGCTGTTCACCGTGTAAACCTCTTTGGAGTAAATCAGTTAATAATATTTCGGCACGTTTCGTTCTTCGGTTGATTAAGACACCGTCCATTAAAACGCTCACACTATCCCCCATGGTTGTAATCTTCTTTACTTTTACAGACATTGTTGCAGGGTCATTGTCTTTTTTGGAGATGACCGTTTGAATCGGAATGCTCTTTGTCTGACTCTGTTTATGTAGTTCATTGAATAGGTGTAAATAGTCTGGAACAATTAAAATATCAAGTAACCACCTGTTTTCGCCGTCCTCTTTATTAATGATTAACCCATCAAGTAATGATATGCCTTGTTTACTAACCTGTAATTCGTCATCATTTAATATAGTGAGGGCAACTAATCTGAAGGTTTTCATGTACACACCTCCCACATTTAATAAGAAACAACTTCATTTCTTACAGTATATCATAATCATTGAGGTATATTTTTAAAAGAAATAATGACAGTCTTAGTTCAGCGAGGTTTTTAATGTAGGCTCTTTTCATAAACTTTGCTGTTTTTTTAATTTATATTTTAAAAACTGATGTGTATGATTTGCTACGAACTCTAGTTGTGTGCACGAGGTTACTTCCTCATAGGAAATACAGCCTGAATGTAATAGGATTTTCGCTTACAAGCGACAGTTCAGCTAGTTAATATGTTAAACGAATATATTTAAGCTACTGGAAAATAGTATATGAATAATTTATCAGCACCAATAGGTCCTTTCATACATATCGTGTCCCCCATTGATTACGGGAAGTGCTATCAAATGCCAAATCATTTGTTTACTGAATCTTATATGCTTATGATATTCTATATGTGTTCATATATAGGCGCTTGTATGTATAACTGTGCTAATCTTGTCAAGAGTTGACGATTATTATTGAGATGGATATGCTTGAAATCTATGAATACAGAACAACGTCTTGTTTTGATCGTTAGAAACTTCAGCAGCAATTGATGGTAGTTGGCAAGGTGTTACCTATTCTAGTGAAATTGTTACATTCATTCAGCAGTTCGAAGAAAGTGCGGGGATCGTATAACGTGTAAGTTGTTTATTTTCAACTCTAACAAAGCCTTCACGCAACTATTAGCTTCATGTTCCAATACCTCTTCTGTTAACTCGAATCCTAAATTCCACTAAAATCTAGTTAGACCAATCACTGTAATCCTATTATTCCTCTTGAATGTCTTCCCTATGTATAAATGATAATGATATATACAATAGGACTAGATAGTATGAAATTCGCTTTACGTTTTAGTCATGAGAAAAAATGGGTATAATAAACACAAAAAAATCATAGTTTATGAAGAAGGTTATTAATTCAATTAAAATCTATATACAGCTTGAATTTATATTAGTAGATTGGGGAGGCGATTCTTAAATAATGAAAATAACAGTAGCGGGAGCAGGTTATGTAGGTTTATCAAATGCGATACTATTAGCGCAACATAATGAGGTAGTAGCGATAGATATTCATCAGGAGAAGGTAGATTTGATTAACAATAGACAGTCTCCAATTGTAGATACAGAGATTGAAGAGTTTCTTACAACGAGGGACTTAAATTTATCAGCAACAACAGA
Encoded here:
- the fabZ gene encoding 3-hydroxyacyl-ACP dehydratase FabZ — translated: MLDVTAIKDIIPHRYPFLLVDKIIEVDEGKRAVGIKNVTANEEFFNGHFPDFPVMPGVLIVEALAQVGAVAMLKKDENRGRLAFFGGIDNCRFKKQVKPGDQLRLEVEMTRVRGSIGKGKAVATVDGEIACETEIMFALGDKTE
- a CDS encoding YwpF-like family protein, whose protein sequence is MKTFRLVALTILNDDELQVSKQGISLLDGLIINKEDGENRWLLDILIVPDYLHLFNELHKQSQTKSIPIQTVISKKDNDPATMSVKVKKITTMGDSVSVLMDGVLINRRTKRAEILLTDLLQRGLHGEQLLQEFKQQLNNNSR